One Rhipicephalus microplus isolate Deutch F79 chromosome 4, USDA_Rmic, whole genome shotgun sequence genomic window carries:
- the LOC142813872 gene encoding uncharacterized protein LOC142813872, with protein sequence MVFLAILMSVPTAGGKSRISMFGDQLMDLIGNMFFESTPEPPEDSYRRWLTSFWWIVVMVVMTGFTGIMKASLMVKDQTGRISGIKDVIERPEIKPYLIDGSTYHRLFRTSTRSDHQRLWRQVQRYRSVTSATQILTKETFDEVLNERAIFFCDDIMLYFSVARLYPNGVDGEFYLGTDFFINNPFTMFVRREFDQGLIKKMHLRLRWLWEAGLPQEWNRRTMEAALRHTTDTQTTVVAAMKLVDVGAIFYLMFFGLAFACIVGLFEVLVGLLLPAATRALAQRRFTGDSLNVRAVDAARRFSAAAAPTRVAISILGRPTS encoded by the exons ATGGTGTTCCTCGCCATCCTGATGTCGGTCCCCACGGCAGGGGGCAAAAGTCGCATCAGCATGTTCGGTGACCAACTCATGGACCTGATTGGAAACATGTTCTTTGAAT CCACACCAGAGCCCCCGGAAGATTCGTACAGGCGCTGGCTCACCTCGTTCTGGTGGATCGTGGTCATGGTGGTCATGACGGGTTTCACGGGCATCATGAAAGCAAGTCTGATGGTCAAAGACCAGACAGGTCGCATAAGCGGCATCAAGGACGTCATCGAGCGTCCGGAGATCAAGCCCTACCTCATCGATGGAAGTACATACCATCGGCTTTTCAGA ACTTCGACCCGGTCCGACCACCAGCGCCTGTGGAGACAGGTACAGCGCTACAGGTCCGTGACATCGGCCACCCAGATCCTGACCAAGGAAACGTTCGACGAGGTTCTAAACGAGAGGGCCATTTTCTTTTGTGACGACATCATGCTGTACTTTTCCGTGGCGCGACTCTACCCGAATGGCGTCGACGGAGAGTTCTACTTGGGCACCGACTTTTTCATAAACAACCCATTCACCATGTTCGTCCGGCGAGAGTTTGACCAGGGCCTCATCAAGAAGATGCACCTGAG GCTCCGTTGGCTTTGGGAGGCCGGCTTGCCGCAGGAGTGGAACCGCCGCACCATGGAGGCGGCGCTGCGTCACACAACGGACACGCAGACGACCGTCGTGGCCGCCATGAAGCTCGTCGACGTGGGAGCCATCTTCTACCTGATGTTCTTCGGCCTGGCGTTCGCCTGCATCGTCGGCCTCTTCGAAGTGCTTGTCGGCCTGCTGCTGCCGGCCGCAACGCGCGCGCTAGCGCAGCGCCGATTCACCGGGGATTCCCTGAACGTCCGGGCCGTTGATGCGGCACGGCGCTTTTCGGCCGCGGCAGCGCCTACTCGGGTCGCTATTTCTATCCTCGGACGTCCGACAAGTTAG
- the LOC119171589 gene encoding iris: MEAAFGQLLFTFSVNLYKQLLSADSAANASNLLCSPLTIAAALGMTLAGARNDTARQIRALFVEGISSRSVSSGLPRALDDDDVIHDAFSSIIGSLNYDTDGMETVSLRFANRLYASLDVRLAPEYAALVSSSYRASVANVDFANDPEATRRAVNGWVFQETASKIVELLPPGSVDSGTCVALVNAVYFRGSWAELFDPELTAEEPFYETPTRSRKVKMMYRTGRFAVGRHEGLGVSLVSIPYRNKNVSMVVLLPDKLDGLDDLERLMTPSQLSTMINNMSSITKVRLKLPRFKLSTTSDLRRPLSAMGVTDLFTSRADLSGITVNRGKPGCGGSPRGAGVSVALHRAALEVTEEGTEAAAGSASVVTRRDLRAVDFTADHPFMFLVRTHKPSTVVLFVGNVRHVQDVDA; encoded by the exons ATGGAAGCTGCTTTTGGACAGTTGCTGTTCACTTTCTCAGTGAACCTTTACAAGCAGCTTCTCAGCGCGGACAGTGCGGCCAACGCCAGCAACCTGCTGTGTTCGCCACTCACCATCGCGGCTGCACTGGGAATGACGCTTGCCGGCGCCCGCAACGACACCGCCAGGCAGATCCGAGCTCTGTTCGTCGAAGGC ATATCATCCCGAAGCGTCTCGAGCGGACTTCCCCGTGCCTTGGATGACGATGACGTCATCCACGACGCGTTCAGTTCTATTATTGGGAGTCTCAACTACGACACCGATGGAATGGAGACAGTGAGTCTTCGTTTTGCCAACCGGCTGTACGCGAGCCTCGACGTACGGCTGGCCCCGGAGTACGCGGCGCTTGTCAGCTCGTCGTACAGGGCCTCGGTggccaacgtcgacttcgccaacGACCCCGAAGCCACGAGGCGTGCCGTCAACGGCTGGGTGTTCCAGGAGACGGCGTCCAAGATTGTGGAGCTGCTGCCGCCAGGTTCGGTGGACTCGGGCACGTGCGTGGCGCTTGTGAATGCCGTCTACTTCAGAGGCAGCTGGGCGGAGCTGTTCGATCCCGAGCTCACTGCCGAGGAGCCCTTTTATGAGACGCCCACGCGCAGCCGCAAGGTGAAGATGATGTACAGGACGGGACGCTTCGCCGTCGGGCGCCACGAAGGCCTTGGAGTTAGCCTGGTCTCGATTCCGTACAG AAACAAGAACGTTTCGATGGTCGTGCTGCTGCCGGACAAGCTAGACGGTCTGGATGACCTCGAGCGGCTCATGACGCCCTCTCAGCTGTCCACCATGATCAACAATATGAGCAGCATCACCAAG GTCCGTCTAAAGCTGCCCCGCTTCAAGTTGTCGACGACCTCTGACCTGCGTCGTCCCCTGTCAGCGATGGGTGTCACCGATCTGTTCACTTCGCGCGCCGACCTCTCGGGCATCACGGTGAACCGCGGCAAACCGGGCTGCGGTGGCTCCCCACGCGGTGCTGGCGTGTCGGTGGCCCTGCACCGAGCCGCTCTCGAGGTGACCGAGGAAGGCACCGAGGCGGCGGCAGGATCGGCTTCGGTCGTCACGCGCCGTGATCTGCGCGCTGTCGATTTCACGGCCGACCATCCGTTCATGTTCCTAGTGCGAACACACAAGCCAAGCACAGTCGTGCTCTTCGTGGGGAATGTGCGCCATGTCCAAGACGTTGACGCTTGA